In Geminocystis sp. NIES-3708, a single window of DNA contains:
- a CDS encoding sodium:proton antiporter, protein MLESILWIILLGFFVSQVFSRAKIPALVGLIVVGIILGPQVSNVLASDVLNSAPSLRIIAVMVILMKAGLGLDTEKLAQQGTVALRLGFLPATFEAIAIAFAAMLILNFDFPTGLLLGCIIGAESPAVIVPAMLRLKSLGWGVNKGIPDAILTGSALSDVLLLLVFSLLMAFLGNSSVSFSFAGFSVSPLFLLPFQVVCQIGLGILMGWLTAHLLVSLLVKQNWTQNAVQDTFITAGFALLLVVLGEKMPIFSGYLAVMALGFFLIELDAPLARILRAGFDGLWEVAQIFLFVLLGASIQLNVLGNSLMTGLLILIIGTLIGRTLGWYLSTLGSNWTWGERLFLLPGNSAKATVQAAIGAIPLTQGIAGGDSILAIAVLSILVTAPLGAWAIPIFAPKLLEKGEVDPTKVTLNRQLRLLAAIDNSPLTNTVLLKVAELARRSNAEVIVLHVVEQDDPQILQYLEAQTQTLLADIRYRFITTVGVIPEEIVKVADYYKVVELIIGKRGHNHWENVLISSKSQTVLETSAIPVILVENQSVNFTVPPKLTTDS, encoded by the coding sequence ATGCTAGAGAGTATTTTATGGATTATTCTATTAGGTTTTTTTGTTAGTCAAGTTTTTAGTCGTGCTAAAATTCCAGCCCTTGTGGGTTTAATTGTAGTAGGAATAATTTTAGGTCCACAAGTGAGTAATGTTTTAGCTTCTGATGTGTTAAACTCTGCTCCTAGCTTAAGAATCATCGCTGTAATGGTTATTCTGATGAAAGCAGGTTTAGGTTTAGACACAGAGAAACTTGCCCAGCAGGGAACTGTGGCATTACGGTTAGGTTTTTTACCTGCTACATTTGAGGCGATCGCGATTGCTTTTGCCGCCATGTTGATTTTAAACTTTGATTTTCCCACAGGTTTATTATTAGGTTGCATTATTGGTGCAGAGTCTCCTGCGGTAATTGTACCCGCAATGTTACGCTTAAAAAGTTTAGGTTGGGGGGTAAATAAAGGTATTCCTGATGCAATTTTAACGGGAAGTGCATTGTCTGATGTGTTGTTATTATTGGTTTTTAGCTTATTAATGGCATTTTTAGGCAATAGCTCTGTTTCTTTCTCTTTTGCTGGTTTTAGCGTTTCTCCTTTATTCTTACTGCCTTTTCAAGTTGTTTGTCAAATTGGTTTAGGAATTTTGATGGGTTGGCTAACCGCTCATTTATTAGTTTCCCTCTTAGTAAAACAAAATTGGACTCAAAATGCTGTACAAGATACATTTATTACGGCAGGTTTTGCTCTTTTATTAGTGGTTTTAGGAGAAAAAATGCCTATTTTCTCTGGTTATCTTGCGGTTATGGCATTAGGTTTTTTCTTAATTGAATTAGATGCTCCTTTAGCACGAATTTTAAGAGCTGGTTTTGATGGGCTTTGGGAAGTTGCTCAAATTTTTCTGTTTGTGCTTTTAGGTGCAAGTATTCAGTTAAATGTCTTAGGCAATAGCTTAATGACAGGGTTGTTGATTTTAATAATTGGTACTTTAATTGGAAGAACTTTGGGATGGTATTTGTCAACCCTAGGTAGTAATTGGACTTGGGGAGAACGTCTTTTTTTATTACCGGGTAATTCAGCTAAAGCTACAGTTCAAGCGGCTATTGGTGCAATTCCTTTGACTCAGGGTATTGCTGGAGGTGATAGTATTTTGGCGATCGCCGTTCTGTCAATCCTCGTCACTGCACCTTTAGGCGCATGGGCAATACCTATTTTTGCACCTAAATTGTTAGAAAAAGGCGAAGTTGATCCCACTAAAGTCACTTTAAATCGTCAGTTAAGATTATTAGCGGCTATTGATAATTCACCTTTAACTAATACGGTTTTATTAAAAGTAGCAGAATTAGCCCGTCGCAGTAATGCGGAAGTAATAGTTTTGCACGTTGTAGAACAAGATGATCCTCAAATCCTTCAATATTTAGAGGCACAAACCCAAACATTACTAGCAGATATTCGCTATCGTTTTATCACTACGGTGGGAGTAATACCAGAAGAAATTGTTAAGGTAGCTGATTATTATAAGGTAGTGGAATTAATCATTGGAAAACGAGGACATAATCATTGGGAAAATGTTTTAATCAGTTCAAAATCACAAACCGTCTTAGAAACCAGTGCCATTCCAGTAATTTTGGTAGAAAATCAATCTGTAAATTTTACTGTACCGCCAAAGTTGACCACCGATAGCTAA
- a CDS encoding ABC-F family ATP-binding cassette domain-containing protein, protein MAIITTQSLKKDFGIKEILKDANFSIDDNDKVGLIGVNGSGKSTLLKILSGLEPYDSGEMVVKSGSKIIYLPQQPEIEPNNTVLEQVFVYSGEQMQWIKQYEDLSHHLALAEGVAQEELMNKLAKVTEKINAANAWDAETNAKIILDKLGISDFDAKMGDLSGGYRKRVALASALMADPDLLLMDEPTNHLDAESVQWLQEYMQKFRGAIFLITHDRYFLDQVTTRILEIDRGDMYSYAGNYSYYLEKKALAEESVASSQRKHQGVLRRELEWLKRGPKARSTKQKARIDRIYDMKDREFKQAQGKVEIDTPSRRIGKKVIELDNVSKSYGNRILIKEFTYKFAPDDRVGIIGGNGVGKSTLMNLIMAKIEPDSGKVEIGSTIHIGYFDQHSDSLITAAQNEQRAIEYIKDVATFIETSDGSQISASQLLERFLFTPNQQYSPIAKLSGGEKRRLFLLRMLISNPNVLILDEPTNDLDVQTLAVLEEYIESFKGCVIVVSHDRYFLDRTVDTIFAFESNGNLRQYPGNYSVYLDCKKKEEKQTQEEKNANNKIIKEVKNNQEKENKSDNNYKRLSAYQRRELEKLETKIIPDLESTKVEIEKKLYHSNQDYETLNNLTAELAQVNKEIDKATEKWMELSELEK, encoded by the coding sequence ATGGCTATTATTACGACACAATCCCTCAAAAAAGATTTTGGAATCAAAGAAATTCTCAAGGATGCCAATTTTAGCATCGATGATAACGATAAAGTAGGTTTAATTGGAGTTAACGGTTCGGGAAAATCAACCCTTCTCAAGATTCTATCAGGATTAGAGCCTTATGATAGCGGAGAGATGGTAGTAAAATCAGGCTCAAAAATTATTTATCTTCCTCAACAACCTGAAATTGAGCCAAATAACACTGTTTTAGAACAAGTTTTTGTCTATAGTGGTGAACAAATGCAATGGATTAAACAATATGAAGATTTATCCCATCATCTCGCCTTAGCTGAAGGTGTCGCTCAGGAAGAGTTAATGAATAAATTAGCAAAGGTGACAGAAAAAATTAACGCAGCTAATGCTTGGGATGCAGAAACTAACGCCAAAATTATTCTTGATAAACTCGGAATTAGCGATTTTGATGCCAAAATGGGTGATTTATCAGGAGGTTATCGTAAAAGAGTCGCTCTTGCTTCTGCTTTAATGGCTGATCCTGATTTATTATTAATGGATGAACCCACTAACCATCTTGATGCCGAGTCTGTGCAATGGTTACAGGAATATATGCAGAAGTTTCGAGGTGCAATTTTCTTGATTACCCATGATCGATATTTTCTGGATCAAGTTACAACTCGTATTTTGGAAATTGATCGAGGGGATATGTATAGCTATGCTGGTAACTATAGCTATTATCTCGAAAAGAAAGCCTTAGCAGAAGAATCAGTAGCTAGTAGTCAGCGAAAACATCAGGGGGTACTTAGAAGAGAATTAGAATGGCTTAAACGAGGACCTAAAGCCCGTAGTACAAAACAAAAAGCAAGAATTGATCGTATCTATGATATGAAAGATCGAGAGTTTAAACAAGCTCAAGGGAAGGTAGAAATTGATACTCCTAGTCGTCGCATTGGCAAAAAAGTTATTGAATTAGATAATGTTAGCAAATCTTACGGCAATCGAATTTTAATTAAAGAATTTACTTATAAATTTGCACCTGATGACAGAGTAGGTATTATCGGTGGTAACGGTGTTGGTAAGTCAACCCTGATGAATTTAATTATGGCAAAAATTGAGCCAGATAGCGGTAAAGTGGAGATTGGCAGTACAATTCATATTGGTTATTTTGATCAACATTCTGACAGTTTAATTACGGCAGCTCAAAATGAACAACGGGCTATAGAATATATTAAAGATGTAGCTACATTTATTGAAACCAGTGATGGAAGTCAGATAAGTGCTTCTCAATTATTAGAAAGATTTTTATTTACTCCCAATCAACAATATTCTCCTATTGCTAAATTATCAGGAGGTGAAAAACGTCGTTTATTTTTACTAAGGATGTTAATTAGTAATCCTAATGTATTAATATTAGATGAACCTACCAATGATTTAGATGTCCAAACTTTAGCTGTATTAGAAGAATATATTGAGTCTTTTAAGGGTTGTGTAATAGTTGTATCTCATGATCGTTATTTTCTTGATCGTACGGTAGATACTATTTTTGCCTTTGAAAGTAATGGTAATTTACGTCAATATCCGGGTAATTATTCTGTTTATTTAGATTGTAAAAAGAAAGAAGAAAAACAAACTCAAGAAGAAAAAAATGCCAATAATAAAATAATTAAAGAAGTTAAAAATAATCAAGAAAAAGAAAATAAATCAGATAACAATTATAAAAGATTATCAGCTTATCAAAGACGAGAATTAGAAAAACTAGAAACCAAAATTATTCCTGATTTAGAAAGTACAAAAGTAGAAATAGAAAAAAAATTATATCATTCTAATCAAGATTATGAAACTTTAAATAATTTAACAGCAGAATTAGCACAAGTTAATAAAGAAATAGATAAAGCAACAGAAAAATGGATGGAATTATCGGAATTAGAGAAATAA
- a CDS encoding 16S rRNA (cytosine(967)-C(5))-methyltransferase has protein sequence MNNPRQLAFQALQNVYQRHAYTDIALDRVFTSTSISSFDRHLVSELVYGIVRRKRTLDSLINQLATKKATQQPLNLRIILQLGLYQLRYLDKIPESAAVNSSVDLAKKNGLSKLSGVVNGILRSYLRLSAEEDSLILPSDFIPRLGVKYSFPDWLVSHFINEFNVKQTKKLLDWYNQSPFIDLRVNSLKITKENLQEILLNNGIETTFLPNIPQGLRLTNSAGNITRLDCFKEGLFTIQDASAQLVTNFLNPQPHDTIIDACAAPGGKTTHMAELMQDTGTIIGCDRQLSRLKKVTENAERLQLKSIQVVEGDSSQLREWENKADKVLVDVPCSGLGTLHKNPDIRWHKKPEDIKALTELQLKILENSAKWVKNNGVLVYSTCTLNKEENENIITKFLVNNSQWQLDTKNNNPNFDFSITSKGIVKIFPPVDNMDGFFMAKLIKGE, from the coding sequence ATGAATAATCCTCGTCAATTGGCGTTTCAGGCTTTACAAAATGTTTATCAACGTCATGCTTATACTGATATTGCTTTAGACAGAGTTTTTACTTCCACTTCCATTTCTAGTTTTGATCGTCATTTAGTTTCTGAATTAGTCTATGGTATTGTTAGACGTAAAAGAACTTTAGATAGTCTTATCAATCAATTAGCAACGAAAAAGGCGACTCAACAACCCTTAAATTTACGTATCATTTTACAATTGGGATTATATCAATTACGGTATCTTGACAAAATTCCAGAATCGGCGGCAGTGAATAGTAGCGTTGATTTAGCTAAAAAGAATGGTTTATCTAAACTTTCTGGTGTAGTCAATGGTATTCTACGATCATATCTTAGATTATCAGCAGAAGAAGATTCTTTAATTTTACCATCAGATTTTATTCCTCGTTTAGGAGTTAAATATAGTTTTCCTGATTGGTTAGTTTCGCATTTTATTAATGAATTTAATGTTAAACAAACGAAAAAATTATTAGATTGGTATAATCAATCTCCCTTTATTGATTTGAGAGTTAATTCTTTAAAAATTACAAAAGAAAACTTACAAGAAATTCTACTAAATAATGGTATTGAAACAACTTTTTTACCGAATATTCCTCAAGGTTTAAGGTTAACTAATTCAGCAGGAAATATCACTAGATTAGATTGTTTTAAAGAGGGTTTATTTACTATCCAAGATGCTAGTGCTCAACTTGTCACTAATTTTCTCAATCCTCAACCCCATGACACAATTATTGATGCTTGTGCTGCACCGGGTGGAAAAACGACTCATATGGCTGAATTAATGCAGGATACTGGTACAATTATAGGATGTGATCGCCAATTATCAAGGCTTAAAAAAGTAACAGAAAACGCCGAAAGATTGCAATTAAAATCTATTCAGGTGGTAGAAGGTGATAGTAGCCAGTTGAGAGAATGGGAAAATAAAGCCGATAAAGTATTAGTAGATGTACCCTGTTCAGGTTTAGGCACATTACACAAAAATCCTGATATTCGTTGGCACAAAAAACCAGAAGACATTAAAGCATTAACCGAACTACAGTTAAAAATTCTCGAAAATTCAGCAAAATGGGTTAAAAACAACGGTGTGTTAGTTTATTCTACTTGTACCTTGAATAAAGAAGAAAACGAAAACATTATCACCAAATTTTTAGTCAATAATTCTCAATGGCAATTAGACACAAAAAATAATAATCCAAATTTTGATTTTTCGATAACATCAAAGGGAATAGTTAAAATATTTCCTCCTGTTGATAATATGGATGGATTTTTTATGGCTAAATTAATAAAAGGAGAGTAG
- the gyrA gene encoding DNA topoisomerase (ATP-hydrolyzing) subunit A, whose product MTSIQERIVPINLTNEMSRSYLEYAMSVIVGRALPDARDGLKPVHRRILYAMYELGLMPDRPFRKCARVVGEVLGKYHPHGDTAVYDALVRMAQDFSMRNPLINGHGNFGSVDNDPPAAMRYTECRLQALATNGLLRDIEAETVDYIDNFDGSQQEPVVLPARIPQLLLNGATGIAVGMATNIPPHNLGELINGAVAMIHNPDITDLELMQYIPGPDFPTGAQILGRQGIKDAYTTGRGSITMRGVANIETVSNKGRQDKEAIIVTELPYQTNKAALIEKIAELVNDKKIDGISDIRDESDRNGMRIVIELKRDAYPRVVLNNLYKQTAIQSNFGANMLALVNNEPQLLTIRKFLEVFLEFRVETIIRRTRYLLKKAEERDHLLQGLLIALNNLDAVIRIIRGAADTATAKQELITNFELSETQADAILQMQLRRLTALEAEKIEAEHQDLMTQIIDLNDILARKERIDTIIEAELAEIKTLHATPRRTEIVQNDGDLGDIDLIANEQVVILLTKQGYLKKMLVNTFEAQNRATRGKSGAKIKDDDVIEHFFTGCDHDRVLFFSDKGVVYGLSAYQIPSSSRTARGVPIVQLLPVASDEKITSIIPVSEFTDHEYLVMLTKKGFIKKTALSAFGNIRSNGLIAISLEDNDELRWVRLATEDDSILIGSRRGMAIHFHADNQQLRPLSRTAKGVKSMKLRTGDQIISMDILPSQVVANIAEAGENDDEENIDIENEEELTNDTSKDAPWALAVTTSGYGKRVPVTQFRLQRRAGIGVKAIRFRKPKEELAALHIVNGDDEFMIITTRGIIIRCDVNAVSLQSRNASGVRVQKLDSDDAIAGIALVPPSEEGEESVITEE is encoded by the coding sequence ATGACATCTATCCAAGAACGCATAGTACCCATTAACTTAACTAACGAAATGTCTCGCTCTTACCTCGAATACGCCATGAGCGTTATTGTCGGTAGGGCGTTACCTGACGCTAGGGATGGATTAAAACCTGTTCATCGACGCATTCTTTACGCTATGTATGAATTAGGATTAATGCCCGATCGCCCTTTTCGTAAATGTGCTAGGGTTGTAGGGGAAGTTTTGGGTAAATATCACCCCCACGGTGACACGGCGGTATATGATGCCTTGGTGAGGATGGCACAAGATTTTTCCATGCGTAACCCCCTCATAAATGGCCATGGAAATTTCGGCAGTGTTGATAATGATCCTCCAGCGGCGATGCGTTATACAGAGTGCCGTTTACAGGCTTTGGCGACTAATGGTTTATTACGAGATATTGAAGCAGAAACCGTTGATTATATTGATAACTTTGATGGTTCGCAACAAGAGCCTGTCGTATTACCAGCGAGAATACCCCAATTATTATTAAATGGTGCAACGGGTATCGCTGTGGGTATGGCTACCAATATTCCTCCTCATAATTTAGGGGAATTAATCAATGGTGCAGTGGCGATGATTCACAATCCTGACATTACGGACTTGGAGTTAATGCAATACATACCAGGTCCTGATTTTCCCACAGGTGCACAAATTTTGGGCAGACAAGGCATAAAAGACGCTTATACCACTGGTAGAGGTTCAATTACCATGAGGGGTGTCGCCAATATTGAAACGGTTTCTAATAAAGGCAGACAGGATAAAGAAGCGATTATTGTCACCGAGTTACCCTATCAAACTAATAAAGCGGCATTGATTGAAAAAATTGCTGAATTAGTAAATGATAAAAAAATTGATGGTATTTCTGATATCCGAGATGAAAGCGATCGCAACGGGATGCGTATTGTGATTGAATTGAAACGGGATGCTTACCCTAGAGTTGTTTTAAATAATTTATATAAACAAACGGCTATTCAAAGCAATTTTGGGGCAAATATGTTGGCTTTAGTGAATAATGAGCCACAATTATTAACAATTCGCAAGTTTTTAGAAGTTTTCCTCGAATTTCGTGTCGAAACGATTATCAGACGCACTCGTTATTTACTCAAAAAAGCCGAAGAAAGAGATCATTTATTACAAGGCTTATTAATCGCACTTAATAATCTCGATGCGGTGATTAGAATTATTCGAGGTGCAGCAGATACGGCAACGGCAAAACAAGAGTTAATCACTAATTTTGAACTTTCGGAAACCCAAGCCGATGCTATTTTACAGATGCAATTACGCCGTTTAACAGCCCTTGAAGCGGAAAAAATCGAAGCTGAACATCAAGACTTAATGACCCAAATTATTGATCTTAATGATATATTAGCTCGAAAAGAACGAATTGACACTATTATTGAGGCGGAATTAGCGGAAATTAAAACTCTTCATGCTACTCCTAGACGTACAGAAATTGTCCAAAATGACGGTGATTTAGGAGATATAGATTTAATCGCTAATGAGCAAGTTGTGATTTTATTGACGAAACAAGGCTATTTGAAAAAAATGCTCGTCAATACTTTTGAAGCCCAAAATCGAGCTACCAGAGGCAAATCTGGGGCAAAAATTAAAGACGATGATGTCATTGAACATTTCTTCACAGGATGCGATCATGATCGAGTATTATTCTTTAGTGATAAAGGAGTCGTGTATGGACTTAGTGCTTATCAAATACCTTCAAGTTCTCGTACTGCAAGAGGTGTTCCCATCGTACAACTATTACCCGTTGCCAGTGATGAGAAAATTACTTCAATCATACCCGTAAGCGAGTTTACTGATCATGAATATTTAGTAATGCTTACCAAAAAAGGGTTTATCAAAAAAACTGCTCTTTCTGCTTTTGGGAATATTCGTAGTAACGGTTTAATTGCCATTTCTTTAGAGGATAATGATGAATTGCGTTGGGTAAGATTAGCAACGGAAGATGATAGTATTCTCATCGGTTCTCGTCGTGGTATGGCGATTCATTTCCATGCTGATAATCAACAATTACGCCCTCTCAGTCGTACAGCAAAAGGCGTTAAATCAATGAAATTGCGTACCGGTGATCAAATTATCAGTATGGATATTTTACCTTCTCAAGTCGTAGCAAATATCGCTGAAGCGGGAGAAAATGACGATGAGGAAAATATTGATATTGAAAATGAAGAAGAACTAACTAATGATACCAGTAAAGATGCTCCTTGGGCTTTAGCAGTGACGACTAGCGGTTATGGGAAAAGAGTGCCTGTTACTCAATTCCGTTTACAAAGACGGGCTGGTATTGGAGTCAAAGCTATTCGTTTCCGTAAACCGAAAGAGGAATTAGCCGCTTTACATATCGTTAATGGTGATGATGAGTTTATGATTATTACTACTCGTGGTATTATTATCCGTTGTGATGTCAATGCTGTTTCTCTCCAATCTCGTAATGCTAGTGGAGTAAGGGTACAAAAACTCGATTCTGATGATGCGATCGCAGGTATTGCATTAGTACCACCATCAGAAGAAGGGGAAGAGTCAGTGATAACCGAAGAATAA
- a CDS encoding IS4 family transposase yields MMENEAIVSHLSELLTPSIFAQEGLFRDLGMRNRILNLSLMTAAILTLLWRNVPSVNELTRMLNREAFLWVNPTTVSQKALAERFLTFPSILFEQVFKELLPKLKQRWQDRTNRRLPDSVCFSLTKFSQIWIVDGSTLEALFRKLDSLKDIPIGKLVGKMAVVMDLATRLPVEIWVEENPSISDVKFEQNILDLVKSKTLLLLDRGFYHFLFWQKLIKRNIDFITRIKKGASVEILKRFTNSHDLRDSLINIGCDKKETAIITLRLIEIRSKNKWHSYLTSVIDPEILPPYVVANLYGKRWRIEEAFNIVKRLLGLSYLWTGSINGIKLQIWGTWLFYGILIDLGDAVAEELSLPFDDVSIEMIYRGLYHFIVAYNKGKIKDPVKYFSAPENRDLGIIKRRRKPRQKLIIALFPEVGKNRKNFFFENHLTPCF; encoded by the coding sequence TTGATGGAAAATGAGGCTATTGTTTCACATTTGTCTGAACTGTTAACGCCTTCTATTTTTGCACAAGAAGGTTTGTTTCGTGATTTAGGAATGAGAAATCGTATTCTTAATTTGTCATTAATGACGGCAGCAATCTTGACTCTTTTATGGCGAAATGTTCCTAGTGTCAATGAGTTGACTCGTATGTTAAATCGAGAAGCCTTTTTATGGGTAAATCCGACTACAGTTAGTCAGAAAGCACTGGCAGAGAGATTTTTAACATTTCCATCTATTTTATTTGAACAAGTATTTAAAGAATTATTGCCAAAATTAAAACAAAGATGGCAAGATAGAACGAATCGCCGACTTCCTGATAGTGTCTGTTTTTCTTTAACAAAATTCAGTCAGATTTGGATTGTTGATGGTTCAACATTAGAAGCATTGTTCAGAAAATTAGACAGTTTAAAAGATATTCCTATAGGAAAATTAGTGGGAAAAATGGCAGTAGTCATGGATTTAGCCACGAGATTACCAGTAGAAATTTGGGTAGAAGAAAATCCAAGTATTTCCGATGTTAAATTTGAGCAAAATATTCTTGATTTAGTAAAAAGTAAAACTCTATTATTATTGGATAGAGGATTTTATCATTTTCTATTTTGGCAAAAATTAATAAAAAGAAATATTGATTTTATAACCAGAATAAAAAAAGGGGCATCTGTAGAAATATTAAAACGATTTACAAATAGTCATGATTTAAGAGATAGCTTGATAAATATCGGTTGTGACAAAAAAGAAACGGCAATTATTACGTTACGTTTAATTGAAATTAGATCAAAAAATAAATGGCATTCTTATTTAACATCGGTAATAGATCCTGAGATTTTACCTCCTTATGTTGTTGCTAATTTATATGGGAAACGTTGGCGAATAGAAGAAGCATTTAATATAGTAAAAAGATTATTAGGTTTGAGTTATTTATGGACAGGTTCAATCAATGGAATTAAGTTACAAATATGGGGAACTTGGCTATTTTATGGCATATTAATAGATTTGGGAGATGCCGTAGCAGAAGAATTATCATTACCATTTGATGACGTATCAATAGAAATGATATATAGAGGCTTATATCATTTTATAGTTGCATATAATAAAGGAAAAATAAAAGACCCAGTAAAATATTTTTCAGCACCAGAAAATAGGGATTTAGGAATTATAAAAAGGAGGAGAAAACCGAGGCAAAAATTAATTATCGCCCTATTTCCAGAAGTGGGCAAAAATCGAAAAAATTTTTTCTTTGAAAATCACTTGACACCCTGCTTTTAG
- a CDS encoding TerB family tellurite resistance protein → MTTENKTKLLVKILVGTAWIDGIIQPQERKYLQKVVTENNLNEDSDIKSLLSEIKSVNPNQCYEWLEEYLGSHPTTEDYEELLGGISALVYSDGDVDIQEAKLLSRLQNLDPHSQEKKSSFEQILQSIRQLYHKAIASN, encoded by the coding sequence ATGACAACTGAAAATAAGACTAAATTATTGGTTAAAATTTTGGTAGGCACAGCATGGATTGATGGTATTATTCAACCTCAAGAAAGAAAATATTTACAAAAAGTTGTGACAGAAAATAACCTTAATGAAGATTCAGATATTAAATCTTTATTATCAGAAATTAAGTCTGTCAATCCTAATCAATGTTATGAATGGTTAGAAGAATATTTAGGTAGTCATCCTACTACTGAAGATTACGAGGAATTATTAGGGGGTATCAGTGCCTTAGTTTACAGTGATGGTGATGTAGATATTCAAGAGGCTAAACTATTAAGTCGTTTACAAAATTTAGATCCTCATTCCCAAGAGAAAAAATCTAGTTTTGAGCAAATTCTTCAATCTATTCGGCAATTATACCATAAGGCGATCGCTAGTAACTAA